From the genome of Clostridium sp. BNL1100, one region includes:
- a CDS encoding cofactor-independent phosphoglycerate mutase, with translation MKYVVILGDGMADYPMPELDNKTPLQYAKKTTIDMLASKGTVGLVRTVPEGIAPGSDAANLSVMGYNPKVYYTGRSPLEAVSMGLELLPTDVALRCNLVHLSEDEPEYSDKTMIDYSSDEISTAESKVLIEAVNDALKTENINFHPGISYRHCMVWSNGRTDLGCTPPHDISDKKITDYLPKEESGLLLDLMKKSYEILKDHPVNQARKARGLRTANSIWLWGEGKKPALSSFQEKYHKTGAMISAVDLLKGIGICAGLDSIDVEGATGNIDTNFIGKANAAIQALENGKDFVYVHVEAPDECGHRHEIKNKVKAIELLDSQIVKPILEGISKFDYRVLVLPDHPTPLSLRTHTSEPVPFIIYDSTDEIQSPANSYDEFEVKKSGVFVEDGYKLMDLFIKGSL, from the coding sequence ATGAAATATGTTGTGATTCTTGGTGACGGTATGGCCGATTATCCCATGCCTGAACTTGATAACAAAACCCCTTTGCAATATGCAAAAAAAACGACAATTGATATGCTGGCTTCAAAGGGTACCGTAGGACTTGTTCGTACTGTTCCTGAAGGTATTGCCCCCGGCAGTGATGCTGCCAACCTGTCTGTAATGGGCTATAACCCAAAAGTATATTATACAGGTCGTTCACCTCTAGAGGCTGTAAGCATGGGGTTAGAATTATTGCCTACTGATGTTGCCCTTAGATGCAATCTTGTTCATCTTTCAGAAGATGAACCCGAGTATTCGGATAAAACAATGATTGATTACAGTTCAGATGAAATTTCAACAGCTGAATCTAAAGTTCTGATAGAGGCTGTAAATGATGCTCTTAAAACCGAGAACATTAATTTTCATCCCGGAATAAGCTACAGGCATTGCATGGTTTGGAGCAACGGCAGAACAGACCTTGGATGTACTCCTCCCCATGATATTTCCGACAAAAAGATAACAGATTATCTTCCAAAGGAAGAGTCCGGGCTGTTGCTTGATTTAATGAAGAAGAGTTATGAAATTCTAAAAGACCATCCTGTGAATCAGGCAAGAAAAGCACGTGGACTAAGAACTGCAAACTCTATATGGCTCTGGGGCGAGGGTAAGAAACCGGCTTTGTCCTCTTTCCAGGAAAAATACCACAAAACCGGAGCAATGATATCTGCGGTGGATTTACTTAAAGGTATCGGAATCTGTGCGGGACTTGATTCCATTGATGTGGAAGGTGCCACAGGTAATATTGATACAAATTTTATCGGTAAGGCTAATGCTGCAATTCAGGCCCTTGAAAACGGGAAAGATTTTGTTTACGTACATGTTGAAGCACCTGACGAATGTGGCCACAGACATGAAATCAAAAACAAGGTCAAGGCCATAGAGTTGTTGGATTCACAGATTGTAAAACCTATACTTGAAGGTATAAGTAAGTTTGATTACCGTGTATTGGTACTACCCGACCATCCTACTCCTCTCAGTTTACGTACTCACACCTCCGAACCGGTTCCGTTTATTATTTATGACAGCACCGATGAAATTCAATCACCGGCTAATAGCTACGATGAGTTTGAAGTAAAAAAATCCGGTGTATTCGTAGAGGATGGTTACAAATTAATGGATTTGTTTATTAAAGGAAGTCTGTAA
- a CDS encoding fasciclin produces the protein MSFMGARVVVKASNGEYLCIKESDALLTSGMYDETRNDIIFTVPAALSGAYIQTHTRDLLSIADDGLLRIKSNKESITNNETFDFICLGMNKVAIRAHNGKFVSYQKDNNRKLYAASDTIGPNEVFEVIVIFR, from the coding sequence ATGTCTTTTATGGGAGCAAGGGTAGTTGTTAAAGCAAGTAATGGCGAATACCTATGTATCAAGGAAAGCGATGCCTTATTAACATCCGGTATGTATGATGAAACAAGGAATGATATTATATTTACTGTGCCGGCGGCACTGAGCGGTGCATACATACAAACACATACCAGAGATTTGCTCAGTATTGCTGATGATGGACTGCTAAGAATTAAATCCAACAAGGAAAGTATTACTAATAACGAAACGTTCGATTTTATTTGCCTTGGTATGAACAAGGTTGCAATAAGGGCACATAACGGAAAGTTTGTAAGCTATCAGAAAGATAATAATAGAAAGTTATATGCGGCAAGTGACACAATAGGCCCTAATGAAGTCTTTGAGGTTATAGTGATTTTCAGATAG
- a CDS encoding recombinase family protein, whose protein sequence is MKSVNEKNKLVIDSRNAPVVKEIFSLYRKGYGYAAIANMLNQKGYPSPSSKNSEIPITPWNQVAVQRILCNRVYIGDTVQGVSEKISFKNKKTRRLPFDKWIITTNTHQPIISNEEFDEVQKLRAKKRSNQGYNRNVTHLLSNLVYCGKCGKAMYVRVRKDRPVGYICSSYSKKGCEACSSHYVTEESIIDIVTKELLELLSNNELINNLNINYNSEFVEKERLLHSIKRFEQQIIQKQKQQDILYNDRLEGRISEQLFFRMNQNLETRISTIRQEVEKLKEEETKQLDKEQLIKNFVTRIKTQGITRNIIELMVNKITVFESKDVLPETDATLEDTENGCIVIEYNYNNWKQQTDRK, encoded by the coding sequence GTGAAATCGGTAAATGAAAAAAATAAGCTGGTAATAGACAGCAGAAATGCACCTGTCGTAAAGGAAATATTCAGCTTATACAGGAAGGGTTACGGATATGCTGCCATAGCAAATATGCTCAACCAAAAAGGATATCCGTCGCCCTCATCAAAAAATTCTGAAATACCTATAACGCCATGGAATCAGGTTGCAGTTCAGAGAATCTTATGTAACCGGGTATATATCGGAGACACGGTTCAAGGCGTGAGTGAAAAAATAAGTTTTAAAAACAAAAAAACCAGAAGACTGCCCTTTGACAAATGGATAATAACAACCAACACACACCAACCCATAATATCCAATGAAGAATTTGATGAAGTTCAGAAATTGAGAGCTAAAAAAAGGTCAAATCAGGGATATAACCGCAATGTAACACATCTCCTGAGTAACCTTGTCTATTGTGGCAAATGTGGTAAGGCAATGTATGTCCGGGTTAGAAAAGATAGGCCGGTGGGTTATATATGCAGCTCCTATTCCAAAAAAGGTTGTGAAGCATGCTCAAGCCATTATGTTACAGAAGAGAGCATTATTGATATAGTAACGAAAGAACTGCTGGAACTCCTGTCAAATAACGAACTGATTAATAACCTGAATATAAATTATAACAGTGAATTTGTAGAGAAGGAACGTCTTTTGCACAGTATAAAAAGGTTTGAGCAGCAGATAATCCAAAAACAAAAGCAGCAGGATATCCTTTATAATGATAGGCTTGAAGGAAGAATTTCTGAACAGCTGTTTTTTAGGATGAACCAAAACCTTGAGACCCGTATTTCAACAATAAGGCAGGAAGTAGAGAAGTTAAAGGAAGAAGAAACAAAGCAGCTGGATAAAGAACAGCTTATTAAAAATTTTGTTACCAGAATAAAAACACAGGGGATTACCAGAAACATAATTGAATTAATGGTTAATAAAATAACAGTATTTGAAAGCAAAGATGTGCTCCCTGAAACAGATGCAACCTTGGAAGATACAGAAAACGGCTGCATAGTAATCGAATATAACTACAATAACTGGAAACAGCAGACAGATAGAAAATAG
- a CDS encoding RHS repeat-associated core domain-containing protein, translated as MTQTDGNGNTTSYEYNAANKVIRKIDQGGRIGTPGKYTYLDAKTEKYTYFADGNMETKTDRNGKQTVYSYDIHGRLTRKAIGEAAISYTYDNNDNQLTITDKTGTTARTYDEENRVITKKAPGFGTTTYTYDNTEGGGLYFETAEDFKHNLTKKVYDKAGRLYEVISDGKTTTYEYYGNGSRKTVTYSDGAKEEYTYYKDGLNKTLTNKKADGTVIDTYSYTYDEAHNQTSKTDRKGTTSYNYDSLNGLEKVTEPNGRTTNYTFDKAGNRLTETILAGATSVTTIYTYNEQNRLVSTVKRSGTETITDTYRFDNNGNTVSKTKETVKPVATSTSGGFSLEKSGKSTASNVTYYKFDVWNQLIKTTAGKKTATYSYNGEGYRVSKTENERTTNYLYEADKVVLETDVEGNETARNIYGTNLLTRTAQNDTTNYMYNGHGDVTALVGENGAIQATYYYDAFGNITEQTGDVNNNITYAGYKYDKETDLYYLNARYYDSKTARFLSEDTYTGDENDPLSLNLYTYCANEPVMYVDPTGHASANINVGGIPVGNAQVNNGRSTGNLTDIVKGLGGTTKATTTNGVYTVTIPNADTGKDVKITLNTNTKAAYDLNGNKLFDVTITNNKTQVGVSQMAKIAGVNDTVSWWNGSNKQTNVVVQPDMNGAAIQVTRSGNNINIKAYVNFTGGSNDIFQKTNYTYAEVAAAGILDQWNKSFTGTYYDFGINNNVSVKTTIYSNDTSKNNLWEKAPSYQKNFLEIYIDNSNPTTIFGIKKKSHVPHMDGGQEKWSVSNKKKITMYRSWGGDPNEYGQKGYAHTVAHEFGHVLGIGDAYGDKDKGRTAAKNTLEVPIGNWLEDDIMSSNGKVNANDVEMVWEAWSSNKWQYFTDYK; from the coding sequence TTGACTCAGACCGACGGAAACGGAAATACAACCTCCTATGAATACAACGCTGCAAATAAGGTTATCAGGAAAATAGACCAGGGTGGAAGAATAGGTACACCGGGGAAATATACATATCTGGATGCCAAAACAGAAAAGTACACCTATTTTGCAGACGGCAACATGGAGACAAAGACCGACAGAAACGGAAAACAGACCGTATATTCCTACGATATACATGGTAGACTTACCAGAAAAGCAATAGGAGAAGCAGCAATCAGCTATACCTATGACAACAACGACAATCAACTCACCATAACTGACAAAACGGGGACTACTGCCAGAACCTATGACGAAGAAAACAGAGTAATAACCAAAAAAGCACCGGGCTTCGGTACAACTACCTATACCTATGATAATACTGAGGGTGGAGGCTTATACTTTGAAACTGCTGAGGATTTCAAGCACAACCTAACCAAAAAGGTATATGACAAAGCAGGCAGACTTTACGAGGTGATATCAGACGGAAAGACTACCACATATGAATATTACGGTAACGGCAGTAGAAAAACCGTAACCTACAGTGACGGAGCAAAAGAGGAATATACCTACTACAAGGACGGACTAAATAAAACCCTCACAAACAAAAAAGCAGATGGAACAGTAATTGACACCTACAGTTATACCTATGACGAAGCCCATAACCAGACTTCAAAGACAGACCGAAAAGGCACTACAAGCTATAACTACGACAGTCTCAACGGGCTTGAAAAGGTAACGGAGCCAAACGGCAGGACAACCAACTACACCTTTGACAAGGCAGGAAACAGGCTTACAGAAACCATACTTGCAGGTGCAACTTCTGTAACCACCATATATACCTATAACGAGCAGAACAGACTGGTATCAACAGTAAAGAGAAGCGGCACGGAAACAATAACCGACACATACAGGTTTGACAACAACGGAAACACAGTCTCAAAAACCAAAGAAACGGTAAAACCGGTTGCCACATCTACATCAGGTGGCTTCAGTCTGGAAAAGTCAGGTAAGAGTACGGCAAGCAATGTAACCTACTATAAGTTCGATGTCTGGAACCAACTGATAAAAACCACTGCAGGGAAGAAAACAGCAACCTATTCCTATAACGGGGAAGGCTACCGGGTATCCAAGACCGAAAACGAGCGTACCACAAACTACCTGTATGAAGCCGACAAGGTAGTACTGGAAACAGACGTAGAAGGCAACGAGACAGCCAGAAACATATATGGAACAAATCTCCTGACAAGAACTGCACAAAATGATACAACGAACTATATGTACAACGGCCACGGAGACGTAACCGCATTAGTAGGGGAAAACGGAGCAATCCAAGCAACCTACTATTACGATGCCTTCGGGAACATAACAGAGCAGACGGGAGATGTTAACAACAACATAACCTACGCAGGCTACAAGTACGACAAAGAGACAGACCTTTACTACCTGAATGCCCGCTACTATGACAGTAAAACAGCCAGATTCCTAAGTGAGGATACTTATACAGGTGATGAAAATGATCCGTTGAGCTTGAATTTGTATACGTATTGTGCGAATGAGCCGGTGATGTATGTTGACCCCACAGGGCATGCATCTGCTAATATTAATGTTGGAGGTATCCCAGTTGGGAATGCTCAAGTTAACAATGGAAGGTCTACGGGTAATTTGACAGACATTGTTAAGGGATTAGGAGGTACAACTAAGGCTACAACTACAAACGGTGTATACACAGTTACAATACCGAATGCTGATACAGGTAAAGATGTAAAAATTACGCTAAATACCAATACAAAGGCTGCTTATGATCTAAATGGAAACAAACTATTTGATGTTACAATAACTAATAATAAGACGCAAGTTGGAGTTAGCCAAATGGCTAAAATTGCTGGAGTTAATGATACTGTTAGTTGGTGGAATGGTTCTAATAAGCAAACAAATGTGGTTGTTCAACCAGATATGAATGGAGCTGCTATACAGGTAACTAGGTCGGGGAATAATATAAATATAAAAGCTTACGTAAATTTCACAGGTGGTTCAAATGACATTTTTCAAAAAACCAATTATACATATGCAGAGGTAGCTGCCGCGGGTATACTTGATCAATGGAATAAATCATTTACTGGTACTTATTATGATTTTGGAATAAATAACAATGTATCAGTAAAAACAACAATATACAGTAATGATACGAGTAAAAATAATTTATGGGAAAAAGCACCTAGTTACCAGAAGAACTTCTTGGAAATTTATATAGATAATAGTAATCCAACTACAATCTTTGGCATAAAGAAAAAATCACATGTACCACATATGGATGGAGGACAAGAAAAATGGTCCGTAAGTAATAAGAAGAAAATTACAATGTATAGAAGTTGGGGAGGAGATCCTAATGAATACGGTCAAAAAGGGTATGCACATACAGTTGCACACGAATTTGGACATGTATTAGGAATAGGAGATGCTTATGGAGATAAAGACAAAGGGAGAACTGCTGCAAAAAATACATTGGAGGTACCTATTGGTAATTGGTTGGAAGATGATATAATGTCAAGCAATGGCAAAGTAAATGCTAACGATGTTGAAATGGTGTGGGAGGCATGGAGTTCAAATAAATGGCAATATTTCACTGATTACAAATGA
- a CDS encoding helix-turn-helix domain-containing protein, with amino-acid sequence MEEQFKIIIIDDEQGVIDAIKANLSSEYLVDGFVTSKEGIDAIRENNYDLLILDYFIDSMNGKQITEKIRKTDDELYIMLLTGRAEEAPGLETLKNLDIQMYCEKSANFEEILIMIESARKSVEHSRKEGSFGIRLKRLRRIHNISQEDLGKVLGVGRTAIANWETNQTEPTGENIKKLAELFRVTTDYLLCYKANFGDTPNLAKK; translated from the coding sequence ATGGAAGAACAATTCAAAATAATTATTATTGATGATGAACAGGGAGTTATTGATGCAATAAAAGCAAATCTTTCGTCCGAATATTTGGTTGATGGGTTTGTGACTTCAAAGGAAGGCATTGATGCAATAAGGGAAAATAATTACGACCTCTTGATTTTAGACTATTTTATTGATTCCATGAATGGAAAACAAATAACCGAAAAGATAAGAAAAACAGATGACGAGCTTTACATTATGCTTCTTACCGGAAGGGCTGAAGAAGCTCCGGGTTTGGAAACACTCAAAAATCTTGATATTCAAATGTATTGCGAAAAGTCAGCAAATTTTGAAGAAATACTAATTATGATTGAATCAGCAAGAAAATCCGTAGAACATTCAAGAAAAGAAGGAAGCTTCGGTATTCGTCTAAAAAGACTGAGAAGAATCCATAACATTAGTCAGGAAGATTTAGGTAAAGTTTTAGGAGTAGGTCGTACAGCCATAGCTAACTGGGAAACCAATCAAACTGAGCCTACAGGGGAAAACATTAAAAAACTGGCAGAACTTTTTAGAGTAACAACAGACTATTTACTTTGCTATAAGGCTAATTTCGGAGATACCCCTAATCTGGCAAAAAAATAG
- a CDS encoding recombinase family protein, with amino-acid sequence MVKTCIYLRKSREDERMEKELGKGETLSKHREDLLSFARKKDLCIVNISEELVTGESLLYRPAMLELLKDVEAGAYDAVLVMDLQRLGRGDMEEQGIILKAFKNTNTKIITPDKEYDLSNEFDEEYSEFEAFMSRKEYKMINKRLQRGIIHSVNSGNYNSPYPPFGYIIKQEKLGRTLEPHVQQSEVLKCIFNWYVNESAGSQIIAQRLNSMGLKTNKNNNWTCQAVTAILKNPVYTGKIAWRKTTSNRLTKKKSKKTQPRQDWILAEGKHPALISESIYQKAQSIMKNNSKTHTKQSSGLQNTLAGIIVCGVCGAKMRYRPYLNSEPHLVCINKCGNKSSKFDYIEDCVLSSLNEYLNEYTFELSGELQKKNSSQAALRKSAAMLEKQLKEAYLQKENVYNLLEKGVYSIEDFNQRLISVNTRINELRQSISNIVNLHKKTLSQKPDNAEVQSGLTKIMKIYHTLRNIEDKNILIKSVLGKVEYFKGKDCRNDNFILRIYPLF; translated from the coding sequence ATGGTAAAAACCTGCATATATCTAAGAAAATCAAGAGAAGACGAGAGAATGGAAAAGGAACTTGGAAAAGGTGAAACACTTTCAAAGCATAGAGAAGATTTGTTGAGTTTTGCCAGAAAGAAAGACCTTTGTATTGTAAATATATCTGAGGAGCTCGTTACAGGCGAAAGTCTTCTTTACAGACCTGCCATGCTTGAGCTTCTAAAGGACGTTGAAGCCGGAGCGTACGATGCTGTACTGGTAATGGATCTACAAAGGCTTGGTCGCGGAGATATGGAAGAACAAGGGATTATTCTTAAAGCCTTTAAAAATACAAATACAAAAATTATAACTCCAGACAAGGAATATGACCTTTCAAATGAGTTTGACGAAGAATATAGTGAATTTGAAGCATTCATGAGCCGCAAGGAATACAAAATGATTAACAAGCGCCTTCAGCGGGGGATTATTCATTCGGTAAACAGCGGCAACTACAATTCTCCCTACCCTCCATTTGGTTACATCATAAAGCAGGAAAAATTGGGACGTACTTTGGAACCTCATGTTCAGCAGTCGGAAGTATTGAAGTGTATATTCAACTGGTATGTAAATGAATCGGCAGGCAGTCAAATTATTGCACAAAGACTCAATAGTATGGGACTTAAAACCAATAAAAATAATAACTGGACTTGTCAGGCGGTAACAGCTATTTTAAAAAATCCTGTTTATACGGGAAAAATAGCCTGGAGAAAAACAACAAGCAATCGTCTGACCAAAAAAAAGAGCAAAAAGACCCAACCAAGGCAGGATTGGATTCTTGCAGAAGGAAAACATCCTGCACTGATTTCAGAAAGTATTTATCAAAAGGCACAAAGCATTATGAAAAATAACAGTAAAACTCACACAAAGCAATCATCCGGTCTTCAAAATACTTTAGCTGGAATAATTGTTTGCGGAGTTTGCGGAGCTAAAATGAGGTATAGGCCATACCTTAATTCAGAGCCACATCTTGTATGTATTAACAAATGCGGTAATAAAAGCAGTAAGTTTGATTATATAGAGGACTGTGTGCTGTCAAGCCTTAATGAATACCTGAATGAATATACTTTTGAATTATCTGGAGAACTACAAAAGAAAAACAGCAGTCAGGCTGCTTTGAGGAAAAGTGCTGCTATGCTTGAAAAGCAGCTGAAGGAAGCTTATCTGCAAAAAGAAAATGTTTATAATCTTTTGGAAAAAGGTGTTTATTCCATAGAGGATTTTAATCAAAGACTTATTTCCGTTAATACCAGAATTAATGAACTCCGACAATCTATTTCTAACATAGTCAATCTACATAAAAAAACACTTAGTCAAAAACCCGACAATGCAGAGGTTCAAAGTGGTCTTACAAAAATTATGAAGATATACCATACGCTAAGAAACATTGAAGATAAAAATATTTTAATTAAAAGTGTTTTAGGAAAAGTTGAATACTTCAAAGGCAAGGATTGTAGAAATGATAATTTTATTCTGAGAATATATCCGCTTTTTTAG
- the gltX gene encoding glutamate--tRNA ligase has protein sequence MQNVRTRFAPSPTGYMHIGNLRTALYEYLIARKYNGKFILRIEDTDQERFVEGAVDVIYKTLKLAGINHDEGPDVGGNYGPYVQSERRGMYLDYAKKLVELGGAYYCFCTKERLAELKEKQDAEGHGHRYDRCCLTLSKEEIEENLRNNVPYVIRQKMPDTGTTSFEDAVYGTITVDNSELDDQILIKTDGLPTYNFANVIDDHQMEISHVVRGNEYLSSTPKYNLLYEAFGWDIPTYVHVPLILKASGQKLSKRAGDPSFEDLVSMGYLVEAIVNYVVLLGWSPSTNQEIYSLKELEEVFEISGISKAPAIFDINKLTWMNGEYIRKMPVEQFHKLALPFYEIAITNKNIDTLKLSKLLQIRTEVLTTIPETIDFLDQLPDYDVQMYVHKKSKTTLENSLENLTAAYPILEGISDWNADSIHEKIFAHIEALGIKNSLMLWPIRTAVSGKAVTPGGAIEIADIIGKEETLKRISIGIDKLKAALGTNA, from the coding sequence ATGCAAAATGTAAGAACCAGATTTGCACCTAGTCCTACAGGCTATATGCATATAGGAAATTTGAGGACTGCACTTTATGAATATCTTATTGCAAGAAAATACAATGGTAAATTCATTTTAAGAATAGAAGATACCGATCAGGAACGTTTTGTCGAAGGAGCTGTAGACGTTATATACAAAACCCTCAAGCTTGCCGGAATAAACCACGATGAAGGCCCGGATGTTGGCGGTAATTATGGCCCTTATGTTCAAAGCGAAAGAAGAGGCATGTACCTTGATTATGCTAAAAAGCTTGTTGAACTTGGCGGTGCATACTATTGCTTCTGTACAAAGGAAAGGCTTGCAGAATTAAAGGAAAAACAGGATGCCGAAGGTCATGGTCACAGATATGACCGCTGCTGCCTGACGCTTTCCAAAGAAGAGATTGAAGAAAATCTTAGAAACAACGTACCTTATGTTATAAGACAAAAAATGCCGGATACAGGTACTACAAGCTTTGAAGATGCGGTTTACGGCACAATTACCGTTGACAACAGCGAACTTGATGATCAGATTCTTATTAAAACTGACGGACTTCCTACCTACAACTTTGCAAATGTAATTGATGACCATCAGATGGAAATTTCACATGTTGTCAGGGGTAACGAATACCTTTCTTCTACTCCTAAATATAACCTTCTGTATGAAGCTTTTGGATGGGACATTCCAACTTACGTGCATGTTCCTCTTATTCTCAAGGCTTCCGGACAGAAGCTCAGTAAAAGGGCAGGAGACCCCTCATTTGAAGATTTGGTTTCAATGGGCTATCTGGTTGAAGCTATTGTAAACTATGTTGTATTGCTGGGTTGGAGTCCAAGTACAAACCAGGAGATTTACTCTTTAAAGGAACTTGAAGAAGTTTTTGAAATTTCAGGTATCAGTAAAGCTCCTGCAATTTTTGATATTAACAAGCTGACATGGATGAATGGTGAGTATATCAGAAAAATGCCTGTAGAACAATTCCACAAGCTTGCTCTTCCCTTTTATGAGATAGCAATAACCAATAAAAATATTGACACACTGAAGCTCAGCAAACTCCTTCAAATAAGAACAGAGGTTTTAACAACTATTCCGGAAACCATTGATTTTCTTGACCAATTACCGGATTACGATGTTCAGATGTATGTTCATAAGAAGAGTAAAACAACCCTTGAAAACTCCTTGGAGAATTTAACTGCTGCCTATCCGATTCTGGAAGGTATAAGCGATTGGAATGCTGACAGTATTCACGAAAAGATTTTTGCACACATAGAAGCTCTTGGAATCAAAAACAGCTTAATGCTTTGGCCTATAAGAACAGCTGTGTCCGGAAAGGCTGTTACACCGGGCGGAGCTATTGAAATTGCGGATATAATCGGAAAAGAAGAAACACTCAAAAGAATCAGTATTGGTATTGATAAACTAAAAGCTGCTTTGGGGACCAATGCATAA
- a CDS encoding ATP-binding protein, producing MLETITKILIYLFSAGVHLVLLIRIKSIKYSRQLHRICALNILILFMWTILALSNIIIDTITGYRICNIYFAGSICVFFLPATLIMLCILLVKNKISSIATYILICIPPVTSTIMLVTNSFHKLFIKEISADVKTMVFGSYYYVHCTWQLIYATFAVLYLIYFCLKYTNCLTRQILLVVSGIIMPIAVDYVVYLNYFSNLPISLPDSIHTLSYCFTTVCLSVAIRKYRFLDTLPIAIRSIVDYISDSFVVIDYKNNILEMNKNFKTEFGSIIKQNENDFYKVMQDDNFHNLKNQISQITANKGGTHQNTKIEQEFIINNVRRYFEIEIIHVYAHEQYIAILILFHDMTEHMQVIKLMEENAKQMIEKARLVSLHNLIGGISHNMKSPLMSSSGGILALKNHTRKIESLITDMNNNGEYTEYLDIVSDMRKWEDSIKNYLVYMSDIITAVKEQAASMIGNQNKRFEVKELFSKLTLLLDFELKKSNCSLNSILNVNEDTCIEGDISSLTQILGNAVINATQAYSEGGVINLQAERKPEGVLFTIQDFGKGIPSEIKNRIFNEMVTTKGKDGSGLGLYFANIAVKSQFRGSISIESEEGKGTTVFITVPIKTAN from the coding sequence ATGCTTGAAACAATAACAAAAATCTTAATCTATTTATTTTCTGCAGGAGTACATTTAGTACTACTAATCAGAATAAAAAGTATAAAATATTCAAGGCAGCTGCATCGTATCTGTGCCTTGAATATTTTAATCCTCTTTATGTGGACTATACTTGCATTGTCAAATATTATCATAGACACTATTACCGGTTATAGGATATGCAACATATACTTTGCAGGTTCAATCTGTGTATTTTTTCTCCCGGCAACTCTCATTATGCTTTGCATACTCCTTGTAAAGAACAAAATCAGTTCTATTGCAACTTATATCCTAATCTGCATACCGCCTGTTACAAGTACTATAATGCTTGTTACCAATAGTTTTCATAAGCTTTTTATAAAGGAAATTTCGGCAGATGTTAAGACAATGGTATTCGGAAGCTATTACTATGTTCATTGTACCTGGCAGTTGATTTATGCCACTTTTGCGGTTTTATACCTTATATATTTCTGCCTGAAATACACAAACTGCCTTACAAGGCAAATACTCCTTGTAGTTTCGGGTATAATTATGCCTATAGCAGTGGATTATGTGGTATACCTAAACTATTTTTCAAATCTTCCTATTTCATTGCCCGATAGTATACATACATTGAGCTATTGCTTTACAACGGTTTGCTTATCAGTTGCAATAAGGAAATATAGGTTTCTTGATACACTTCCTATTGCAATAAGGAGTATTGTAGACTACATAAGTGATTCATTTGTAGTTATAGACTATAAAAACAACATTCTGGAAATGAACAAGAACTTTAAAACCGAGTTTGGCTCAATAATAAAGCAAAATGAGAATGATTTTTATAAAGTCATGCAGGATGACAATTTTCATAATCTCAAAAATCAAATATCCCAAATTACTGCCAACAAGGGAGGAACACACCAGAATACCAAAATTGAGCAGGAATTCATAATAAATAATGTCCGGCGTTACTTTGAAATTGAAATTATACATGTATATGCTCATGAGCAATATATTGCAATACTTATTTTATTCCATGACATGACAGAGCATATGCAGGTAATAAAGCTCATGGAAGAGAACGCAAAACAAATGATTGAAAAGGCACGACTGGTATCGTTGCATAATCTTATAGGTGGTATTTCTCATAATATGAAATCTCCGCTGATGTCATCATCGGGAGGTATTCTTGCTCTTAAAAACCATACCCGCAAGATAGAGAGCCTAATAACTGACATGAATAATAATGGGGAATACACTGAATATCTGGATATTGTATCTGACATGAGAAAGTGGGAGGACTCTATAAAAAATTACCTTGTTTATATGTCAGATATAATTACCGCAGTTAAAGAACAGGCGGCCAGTATGATTGGAAACCAGAATAAAAGATTTGAAGTTAAGGAGTTATTCTCAAAGCTTACACTATTGTTGGATTTTGAGTTAAAAAAGTCCAATTGTAGTTTAAACAGCATTTTAAATGTTAATGAGGATACTTGTATAGAAGGAGACATTTCTTCATTGACTCAAATTCTGGGCAACGCAGTAATAAATGCGACACAGGCATATAGCGAAGGTGGCGTAATCAATTTGCAAGCCGAGAGGAAGCCGGAAGGTGTTCTATTTACAATACAGGATTTCGGAAAGGGAATTCCATCAGAGATAAAGAATAGAATTTTCAATGAAATGGTTACAACTAAAGGCAAAGATGGCTCAGGTCTCGGACTTTATTTTGCAAATATTGCCGTTAAAAGTCAATTTAGGGGTTCCATATCCATTGAGTCGGAAGAAGGCAAAGGAACTACAGTATTTATAACAGTTCCCATAAAAACGGCTAATTGA